From one Labeo rohita strain BAU-BD-2019 chromosome 8, IGBB_LRoh.1.0, whole genome shotgun sequence genomic stretch:
- the bcar3 gene encoding breast cancer anti-estrogen resistance protein 3 isoform X5 has translation MDPSMEYVKFSRDKYIMDGPPEKLRRELEEELKLSSEEPRSHAWYHGAIPRQVAENLVQRDGDFLIRDSLSSPGNYVLTCQWKNTAQHFKINKRVVAMNEAYSRVQYLFEKEGFDSVPALVRYYVGNREPVSEVVGAIIFQPINRALPLRCLEEKYGVGSIRVEAGYAERKSLTSKRLSLNIMNGHTQDHTLSRGNLLSNKDKCGSQPACLNHVQERRRPLKTHQSESFLPIGCRPQAPVQHMEHQPCPKSPVFRTGSEPALSPTVPRRMAFDTQPGEAIRGSDSQLCPKPPPKPSKVPSVRVSCTPALKTLSPPVPPVKPHKQRSSSQQQQQQSGSPSSPELSYCELSPCSPADWEKMNSSQANSYVERLKTEEELRSDGSIKLDRSSYHNAIEALDNDSEEDTEEDVGKDCKKGFQRPVFETESAFKPGDITFRLLPVENKPLEMTVLKKAKELLVSQDPKTIAKHILQADCQVARILNVSEEVKGQMGVTSGLELVTLPHGRQLRQDLMERHNTMAIGVAVDILGCTGSLEERAATLNRIILVALELKDSMGDLYAFSSIMKALDMPQITRLDHTWTSLRRKYTQTAIIYEKSLKPFYKGLYEGSAEIPLSNASVPLLMPLLTLMERPAVTFEGMDVWESNDQGCEIMFRHLEGARAVARNADTYTCNAQRILQGFQPNDDMLEILRTDFQLRLLWGSRGAAVDQTERYDKFKLILTALSRKLEPPVKHTEL, from the exons GTGGCTGAAAACCTGGTTCAGAGAGATGGAGACTTTCTGATCCGAGACTCGCTGTCCAGCCCGGGAAACTACGTTCTGACCTGCCAGTGGAAGAACACCGCTCAACACTTCAAAATTAACAAACGGGTCGTAGCCATGAACGAGGCCTACTCACGTGTTCAGTACCTGTTTGAGAAGGAGGGATTTGACAGCGTCCCAGCGTTGGTGCGATACTACGTAGGCAACCGTGAGCCAGTATCTGAGGTCGTCGGAGCAATTATCTTTCAGCCAATCAACAGAGCTCTGCCTCTGAGATGCCTGGAGGAGAAATATGGAGTTGGGTCTATACGCGTGGAGGCGGGATACGCCGAGAGAAAGAGCCTGACTTCCAAACGGTTGAGTTTAAATATCATGAACGGACACACCCAGGATCACACCCTTAGCCGTGGGAACCTCCTCAG CAACAAAGATAAGTGTGGAAGTCAACCAGCATGTCTAAACCACGTTCAGGAGAGAAGACGGCCACTGAAGACCCATCAGTCGGAGAGCTTTCTCCCTATCG GCTGTAGGCCCCAGGCTCCGGTTCAGCATATGGAGCACCAGCCGTGCCCCAAATCGCCAGTTTTCCGCACAGGAAGTGAGCCAGCTCTGAGCCCCACAGTGCCACGCAGAATGGCCTTTGACACCCAGCCTGGCGAGGCCATTCGTGGATCTGACAGCCAGCTGTGTCCCAAACCACCTCCTAAACCCAGCAAGGTTCCCTCAGTGAGAGTATCCTGCACCCCAGCCCTGAAGACCCTCTCTCCACCAGTCCCTCCAGTAAAGCCCCACAAACAGCGATCTTCATcccagcaacagcagcagcagtcgGGCAGCCCATCGAGTCCAGAACTGAGCTACTGTGAACTGAGTCCATGCAGCCCTGCTGACTGGGAAAAGATGAATAGCTCACAAGCTAACAGCTATGTGGAAAGACTAAAGACTGAGGAGGAGTTGAGAAGCGATGGTAGCATTAAACTTGACCGTAGCTCCTACCATAACGCCATTGAAGCCCTAGACAATGACAGTGAGGAAGACACGGAGGAGGATGTGGGGAAAGACTGCAAGAAAGGTTTCCAAAGACCTGTGTTTGAAACTGAATCAGCGTTCAAACCAGGCGACATCACCTTCCGGCTTCTACCAGTGGAGAACAAGCCATTGGAGATGACAGTGCTGAAGAAAGCCAAAGAGCTGCTCGTCAGTCAGGATCCAAAGACCATCGCCAAACACATCCTGCAAGCAGACTGTCAG GTTGCCAGGATACTAAATGTATCAGAGGAGGTGAAAGGTCAAATGGGTGTGACCTCTGGACTGGAGCTGGTGACCCTTCCTCATGGGAGACAGCTGCGGCAGGACCTCATGGAAAG GCATAATACTATGGCGATTGGAGTTGCTGTGGATATCCTGGGCTGCACAGGAAGTCTGGAGGAGAGAGCAGCCACCCTAAACCGGATCATTCTGGTCGCGCTGGAGCTGAAAGACTCCATGGGAGACCTTTACGCCTTTTCCTCTATAATGAAAGCACTGGATATGCCTCAG ATCACCAGACTGGATCATACTTGGACTAGCCTGCGAAGAAAATACACGCAGACTGCTATTATTTATGAGAAATCTTTGAAACCATTCTACAAAGGACTCTATGAAGGAAGTG CTGAAATCCCACTGAGCAATGCCAGTGTTCCGCTGCTAATGCCACTGCTCACTTTGATGGAGAGGCCTGCGGTCACTTTTGAGGGTATGGACGTTTGGGAGAGCAACGACCAAGGCTGCGAAATCATGTTCCGGCACCTGGAAGGCGCTCGTGCTGTTGCACGCAATGCAGACACGTACACCTGCAACGCACAGCGGATCCTCCAGG GCTTCCAACCTAATGATGACATGTTGGAGATCTTGAGGACTGATTTCCAGTTGCGTCTGCTCTGGGGCAGCAGAGGGGCGGCCGTGGACCAAACAGAGCGATACGACAAATTCAAACTCATCCTTACAGCCCTGTCCAGAAAACTGGAGCCTCCTGTCAAACACACAGAACTCTGA